Proteins encoded by one window of Candidatus Methanosuratincola sp.:
- the amrS gene encoding AmmeMemoRadiSam system radical SAM enzyme: protein MRGISVEAMLYEKLEAGAVRCNLCARRCVIQQGKRGFCRVRENRGGILETLVFGKAASYAVDPIEKKPLYHFHPGTTAFSIATVGCNFRCNFCDNWVISQEESITGEDLPPDLVVSEAVSLRCSSISYTYTEPTVFFEYAFETSQVAHRCGLFNTFVTNGYMTPEAVDTIHPYLDAATVDFKGSGDPAFYKGFCAVPTPDPIYEALLAMKSKGIHIEITDLIVPWQSEIRGAFTKLVRWIVDNLGDETPFHILRFFPSYRYEGRGSPEEGLLEGLWSLARQEGLKYVYLGNVPGHKYENTYCPSCGGLVIGRIGFQVTSLRLKGTSCAHCGGKINLRI, encoded by the coding sequence ATGCGGGGAATTTCAGTGGAGGCGATGCTCTACGAGAAGCTAGAGGCGGGGGCGGTGAGGTGCAACCTGTGCGCCAGGCGCTGCGTAATCCAGCAGGGGAAGAGGGGATTCTGCAGGGTGCGGGAGAACCGTGGTGGGATTTTGGAGACCCTGGTTTTCGGCAAGGCAGCCAGCTATGCAGTCGACCCGATCGAGAAGAAGCCCCTATACCACTTCCACCCAGGAACCACCGCATTCTCAATTGCAACTGTCGGCTGCAACTTCAGGTGCAACTTCTGCGACAATTGGGTCATAAGCCAGGAGGAGTCCATAACGGGGGAGGACTTGCCCCCCGATCTGGTCGTGAGCGAGGCGGTCTCCCTGCGCTGTTCCTCGATAAGCTACACATACACGGAGCCGACCGTCTTCTTTGAGTACGCTTTCGAAACCTCGCAGGTAGCCCACCGATGCGGGCTGTTCAATACCTTTGTCACAAACGGGTACATGACTCCCGAGGCGGTCGATACTATCCACCCATACCTCGATGCAGCGACTGTGGACTTCAAGGGGAGCGGGGATCCTGCGTTTTACAAGGGCTTCTGTGCAGTCCCAACTCCTGATCCGATATATGAGGCCCTTTTGGCAATGAAATCGAAGGGCATCCACATCGAGATAACCGACCTCATCGTGCCTTGGCAGTCGGAGATCAGGGGCGCCTTCACAAAGCTGGTCAGGTGGATAGTCGATAACCTGGGGGACGAGACGCCTTTCCACATACTCCGGTTCTTCCCTAGCTACAGGTACGAAGGCAGGGGTTCCCCTGAGGAGGGCCTCCTCGAGGGGCTCTGGAGCTTGGCAAGGCAAGAGGGTCTGAAGTATGTGTACCTCGGGAACGTCCCGGGCCATAAGTACGAGAACACATACTGCCCGTCGTGCGGTGGGCTGGTCATAGGGAGGATAGGTTTCCAGGTCACTTCACTAAGGCTGAAGGGCACCTCCTGCGCCCACTGCGGAGGCAAGATCAATCTGAGGATATGA